AGCGTCGGCTTGCGGCACTCAAGGATGGTGAGCAACAAGCCAGCCTGCGCCTGGCGGAACTGGAAAACGGCGCGGAGGGATCGGAAAGCCCAGACGATGAAATAGCCGAGCTATATGACATGGACGGACAGGAGCTGCTCGATGAGCTGCTGAAATCCCATGTGTCTGCCCTGCAGAGCGAAGGCAGCCATGTGGAGACCCTGCTCGATGCGGCGGTTCGTTGTGAGCAGGCAGGTCCGGACGCCAAGGCCGAGGCTCTGATCGAGTGGATCTACAAGCTGCAAGCCGAGGAAAACGAACCGGATCTGAAAGTGCTGATCTTCACCGAGTTCATTCCCACCCAGCAGATGTTGAAGGAATTTCTGGAGGCGCGGGGAATCTCGGTGGTCACCCTGAACGGCTCCATGGACATGGAGGAACGCAAGCAGGTCCAGGACGCCTTCCGCAAATCACATCGCGTGCTGGTCTCCACCGATGCGGGCGGCGAAGGTTTGAACCTGCAGTTCGCCCACGTGATCATCAACTACGACATCCCCTGGAACCCCATGCGGCTGGAGCAGCGTATCGGTCGTGTGGACCGTATAGGTCAGCCAAAAACCGTACAGGCAATCAACTTTGTTATTGCAGATTCGGTCGAGTTCCGCGTGCGCGAAGTACTGGAGCAGAAGCTCTCGGTGATCTTTGAAGAATTCGGCATCGACAAAACCGGTGACGTGCTCGACTCCGCCCAGGCTGGTGAGTTGTTCGAGGATGTGTTTGCCTCGGCCATCCTTAATCCTGACGGTATCGAAACCTCCGTCGATCACACGGTGGCTCGGATTCGTGATGAGATCCAGCAGGTGCGCGAGTCCTCCGCCATCTATGGCATCTCCGAAGAACCGGATTTGCAAATCGCTGAGCGTCTGCGCTCCCATCCGCTACCCCATTGGGTGGAACGGATGACGGTCGGTTACCTCAACTCCCATG
This Candidatus Cloacimonadota bacterium DNA region includes the following protein-coding sequences:
- a CDS encoding SWF/SNF helicase family protein encodes the protein RRLAALKDGEQQASLRLAELENGAEGSESPDDEIAELYDMDGQELLDELLKSHVSALQSEGSHVETLLDAAVRCEQAGPDAKAEALIEWIYKLQAEENEPDLKVLIFTEFIPTQQMLKEFLEARGISVVTLNGSMDMEERKQVQDAFRKSHRVLVSTDAGGEGLNLQFAHVIINYDIPWNPMRLEQRIGRVDRIGQPKTVQAINFVIADSVEFRVREVLEQKLSVIFEEFGIDKTGDVLDSAQAGELFEDVFASAILNPDGIETSVDHTVARIRDEIQQVRESSAIYGISEEPDLQIAERLRSHPLPHWVERMTVGYLNSHGGVASRKRSWWDLNWPDGQEHRKAVFSAREADRLTDATLLNLENNRVRGLALNLPQVAAGQPLPCVTVNGLPASISGFWGLFEIRLQAGIHQKTNLLRIPMVRRGYVSVFLSEEGKLFLPTARHIWDALQTAEAEVRATLGQDESLIAHERLQEAAEQAGQELFDTLQQAHIVSVTREEERGMVAFASRRKAIERVGLPEVRQYRLARCDAEEAEWRHELQSARQIVPEIRSLLALRVRSAECEVRA